A window of Pararhodobacter sp. genomic DNA:
CTTCGCCGCGCGGCGAGGTATCGGGCGCGACAAAGATGAACCCGTGCCGCGCGCAAGCCTCGCGGAACTCACCTTTTTCGGTGACGTTCGACCAGTTGCAGGTCAGGCCCGACAGATACCAGACCACGGGTTTCGGGCCGTCGCCATCCGGCAAGAACACCGAAAACCGCATCGGGGTGCCGGTGGCCGTGCTGTCATGGTCCCAGACTTCTTGCCAGCCGCCGTGGCTGCGCCAACGATCAATAGGTATCATCAGAAGATCACCACGCCACGGACCGACTTGCCTGCATGCATCAGGTCAAAGCCCTTGTTGATATCCTCGAGGCTGAACGTATGCGTGATCAGCGGGTCAATCTCGATTTTTCCGTTCATGTACCAATCCACCATTTTCGGCACATCCGTGCGCCCCCGCGCCCCGCCAAAGGCCGAGCCCTGCCAGACGCGCCCGGTCACCAGTTGGAAGGGCCGCGTGCTGATTTCCTTGCCAGCTTCCGCCACGCCGATCACCGTCGAGACACCCCAGCCGCGATGACAAGCCTCAAGCGCCTGACGCATGACGGTGGTGTTGCCGGTGCAGTCAAACGTGTAATCCGCGCCGCCGTCGGTCAAGGCAATCAGATGCGCGACGATATCGCCCTCGATCTCCAGCGGATTGACGAAATGGGTCATGCCGAACATCTTGCCCCAGGCCGCCTTGTCGTTGTTGATGTCAACGCCGATGATCTTGTCGGCCCCGACCATCCGCGCCGCTTGCAGCACGTTCAAGCCAATGCCGCCCAGACCGAACACCACGACATTCGCGCCCGGCTCGACCTTGGTGGAATAGACCACCGCGCCGACGCCGGTGGTGACGCCGCAGCCGATGTAACACGCCTTGTCAAACGGCGCGTCCTTGCGGATTTTCGCCACCGCGATTTCTGGCATCACAACGAAATTCGAGAAGGTCGAACAGCCCATGTAGTGATAGATTGTCTCGCCCTTGTAGCTGAAGCGCGAGGTGCCATCGGGCATCACTCCCTTGCCCTGCGTCGCGCGGATCGCGGTGCACAGGTTGGTCTTGCCCGACAGACAGCTTTTGCACTGACGGCATTCCGGGGTGTACAGCGGGATCACATGATCGTCGGGCTTGACGCTGGTCACACCCGGGCCGACCTCGCGCACGATACCCGCGCCTTCGTGACCCAGCACCGACGGGAAGATCCCCTCACTGTCGAGCCCGTCCAGCGTATAGGCATCCGTGTGGCAAATGCCGGTCGCCATGATCTCGACCAGAACCTCTCCGGGCTTTGGGCCCTGCAGATCCAGCTCAACGATTTCCAGCGGTTTCTTGGCCTCAAAGGCGACGGCGGCGCGTGTTTTCATGGGTGTTTCCCTTGGGTTTGTGTTTGGCCCAACCCTAGCCCCGGCACGTCCGTGCATGCAAGGGGCGTTGCCCCCTTGGCCTACGGCCAATTCCCCCAGAGTATTTTTGGCAAGATGATGTCGGGGGGTTAGATGGTGTGTTGTGGTGCCCGAAGGCTGCTCAGGACGCGGGCGGCAAACAGGGCACCGGTTTCGGCGGCGTTCAGCACCGGGCGGCTGGACGCAAAGGCGCGCTGACCGGCTTCAGATGTCAGCATCGGGAATAGGCGTTGCAATTCCGCGCGGGTTGTGGCGTCCAATGCGCCCAGAACCACGTCTGAGGGTTGAAAGCTCTCGGTCCAGGCACCCTCGGCGCGAATAATCTGATGTGCGTCGCACATTACATGAGTATAGCTGATGCCAGCCGATGGGAGGCGGGTGACGCCGGCCAACCCCAGCAAATCCTCGGCGGTGACCAACACCTCGCGTTCGCCAAACATGAGATCGGTGTTCAGACCTGACACCAGCATCCGATGGCGCGGCGAGACGATCAGATCGCGCCGCGGCAAGCCACCGCCCATTGCACCTTTGACAATGCGAATGGGGGCGGCGCGTGGGCAGGCGGCGATCTCAGCCGCGCTCAGATCCCGCCGTCCGGTCCAGATCAACGGTTGATAGCCATGATCGCGGGTCAGAACCCTGTCGCCGGGGGTCAGATCCTCGACCGGGATCGGCCCGTGGTCGGTGTCGATCAGCGTGCCGGCGGCGAAGCAGATGATTTCTTCGATGGTGTCGAAGGTCAGCCGGTTGCCGTCCGGGAAATCGACATAGCCAGACTTGGAGGTCGCACCGTGGCTGCCGGTGCCATGGGTCTCGTGGGTGATTGTCACCACGGGCGCGGCTTCGCCCGATTCCGGATCCGGCAGGATCAAGACATCGTAGCCGCCCCAGCCCGACAAATGGCCCGACGTTGAGGTGAGAACCTCGGCAACATCGTCGGTATAGCTCAGATTGACTTCTTCGACTTCGCTGAAGGTGATAGACCCATCGCCCTGGGTGATGATCCCCTTTTCATCACCTGTATACAGCAGCGACATGCTTTCGCTCCAGCCGCCGTAAATAACATCGCCGCGAACTTCACCGGTTTCGCCACCGATAAAAACACTGTCACCGATCTCGTCGCCGACATAAATCGTATCGTTGCCCGAGCCGCCAAAAAAGGTGTCATTGCCGGAATCCAGATAGATATGATCATCCCCGAAATCCGGTTCCGGCGCGTCTGATGGTGAGTTACCACCGAGGTCGCCATCGGGACTGTCGCCAAAGATCAGATTGTCGCCGTCGCCACCGCTGAACACATCGTGCCCCGCGCCACCGATCAGGATGTCGTCGCCTTGTTCGCCCGATATATAGTCATCGCCGGTGCCACCCCAAATCGTGTCATCGCCACCGCCGGCGTGCACGTTGTCATCACCAGAACCGGCATCGACGACCGACCCGCCGGGCGCAAAGCGGTCGCCATCGGCATCAATGTAGCCGCTATAAATCGTATCATCACCATCCGTCCCGTCGACAACACCGGGGCCGGTGGGGGGCGGGATAAAGGGGATGTCATCTCTGGGTGGCATGGGAACGCTCCTGTGGACTGGTAAACAACCGGGCTCTTGCACTGCAGAATGATTGCGACTCACATGCAAGATGCATGTTTGTGCAGATCCTGACAACCTCGGCGGCCAAGCCGCGC
This region includes:
- a CDS encoding Hint domain-containing protein codes for the protein MPPRDDIPFIPPPTGPGVVDGTDGDDTIYSGYIDADGDRFAPGGSVVDAGSGDDNVHAGGGDDTIWGGTGDDYISGEQGDDILIGGAGHDVFSGGDGDNLIFGDSPDGDLGGNSPSDAPEPDFGDDHIYLDSGNDTFFGGSGNDTIYVGDEIGDSVFIGGETGEVRGDVIYGGWSESMSLLYTGDEKGIITQGDGSITFSEVEEVNLSYTDDVAEVLTSTSGHLSGWGGYDVLILPDPESGEAAPVVTITHETHGTGSHGATSKSGYVDFPDGNRLTFDTIEEIICFAAGTLIDTDHGPIPVEDLTPGDRVLTRDHGYQPLIWTGRRDLSAAEIAACPRAAPIRIVKGAMGGGLPRRDLIVSPRHRMLVSGLNTDLMFGEREVLVTAEDLLGLAGVTRLPSAGISYTHVMCDAHQIIRAEGAWTESFQPSDVVLGALDATTRAELQRLFPMLTSEAGQRAFASSRPVLNAAETGALFAARVLSSLRAPQHTI
- a CDS encoding S-(hydroxymethyl)glutathione dehydrogenase/class III alcohol dehydrogenase; amino-acid sequence: MKTRAAVAFEAKKPLEIVELDLQGPKPGEVLVEIMATGICHTDAYTLDGLDSEGIFPSVLGHEGAGIVREVGPGVTSVKPDDHVIPLYTPECRQCKSCLSGKTNLCTAIRATQGKGVMPDGTSRFSYKGETIYHYMGCSTFSNFVVMPEIAVAKIRKDAPFDKACYIGCGVTTGVGAVVYSTKVEPGANVVVFGLGGIGLNVLQAARMVGADKIIGVDINNDKAAWGKMFGMTHFVNPLEIEGDIVAHLIALTDGGADYTFDCTGNTTVMRQALEACHRGWGVSTVIGVAEAGKEISTRPFQLVTGRVWQGSAFGGARGRTDVPKMVDWYMNGKIEIDPLITHTFSLEDINKGFDLMHAGKSVRGVVIF